Within Cyprinus carpio isolate SPL01 chromosome A7, ASM1834038v1, whole genome shotgun sequence, the genomic segment atgaataaaaaaaaatgtaatactggATAGTCAGGACCTTGTATGCCATTTGTCCTAACACTCGTCCTTGTCTCTGGGGCAGTAGCAGTATTGCTGAAACTCATTGGCCAACAGCACACAATCATGGCGAGGGTCCTTCAGTAAAGCACGCAGTCTTTTATAGTGCCTGTGCAAGAAGAAACATAATGCAACTATGAAAGCAACCTGTACAACTTACCCTTCCAGTTTTCCTGAAGGAATTTTATTCCTATTTTATTCACACACAATACTAGGAATAAGTGGcttaattaataataagtaaatctGATGTCAAAAATGACAGGcatgtttaaatggcaataaATACTTTTGTTTGGTACTTCATCCTGCAATTAATTTTTCCATGTTTGAGGAATTCTCGAAGGTAAATTACTGGTCATTACCTGATTAGTAGGGTGAATAAAGGACTAAGTAGGACAACCTGTAAACTTAGGTTTGTTCCATTATTAAACATCAACATTACGTTCAACCTAAACTAGTATGAGATGATCCATTCATAGGACGTTATACCACATTTAGTCACCAATAATTATGAAAGATGATGATCAAGTTTTCTGAGTCGATCTAATTTAATTCGTAAAGCTGTAGCCCAGTGCAGAATGTGAAGACCACTGAATTTAAGATTACCTACTGTAAGCTATCTAGTTATGTTGGTATGCTGATCCATTCTCTGTAATGATAATAAACCACACATTTCATGGTGTTTTTGATGTTTGGCTTACCGTTATGACAGTCTGCTTGACAGAGGGAGCTTCCACACAAAACCTGTTCCCTCACAAAGTGCTCCCGAACCACACAAAGTCTTTATCTTGACCGGACCTTCCATAATAAACTACTATTGGTAACATTCCCTTAAAAAAACTAACAGTTCTTTTACCTGTGTTTTATCACTCATACCTAGGGTTGTTTTCAAAGTAAGTTTCTGCAGCCCTACCTCCTTCAGATTATTTTCCATTATCTCTCTCTGCCTCTGGTATCTCCTACAATGTAGAATTAGATGCTCCACTGATTCCTCTTCCTGACACTCCTCACACAGACCCGTCTGATGCTTCCctaccatttttaatgtttcatttagaGCACAATGACCcagccttaattttttttaatacagtttccTCTGTCCTGTTTCCACTTCCTACCTTATTCACTTTGATACTCTTTTGAATATGGTATAGATGTCTCCCTTTACCCACATTATCCCACATTTCTTGCCACCTGTGGTTAATTTTCTTTGCCATGTttatcaaaatatgttttttttaaggtttggATGAAATCTGCGCCATTTACAGGACTGGAGGACACAAGCAAGCTCACACTGCTTCACGTATtcttaaaggggacctattatgctcttttacaaggtcttgattttgttttaggggtgtactagaacaggctctcatactaggttgttcgaaaaacacataatttttcacatattttacattatttcaacacctctctccccagtctggtataaacggctcaaatagttcctgtatcaaatgaaggcctgccttctgaaatatgaaatgtgctttgATTAGTTAgttctctgacatagtgataacacttggTGCCTTCTCTAgcgcagctcaaccaggtctcgtcccattcgtcagtatgtgtgatgtcacaaatcccggaaaagaTGCGTCGTAGTCCGAACAAGtctagtttttgaaaagtgatttctgttaagtaaaatatctccttttgaagtggactttgagctttgtttctttatagatcttttttatgctcaaacagcaacattacagactaactaaacttgaaaaagtgaaaaagcataaaagCACCCCTTTAATATAATACCTTGATTATGCAATAATCAGACACGGAAACAAGccttattttatcttttttttattattaataatctgaGAACCTACTGCCATGTTTATTCTCTATTTAGTTTAAAGCTTTTGTAAACTAAAAAATCTTATTATAGGCTCAGAAGAAAGGCCTGTGTCTGAAAATTCAATGAGATGTTCAATAGATGTTCTCCCAGTTCAGTCATATAATCTTGATCTTCAAGACCAAAACTGTTGAAGTTGTGTCACAATGCTGATAATTTCCACCATTTTGCATATATGGGTTTTGACATGATACAGTAATTGACATTAAACAATTTGCTGGACAATTAAATAGAAGCAGACATACAACCCAACACTTTGCAGTTCCAACAAAAAGTGCCCAGTATAGAAATATTCTTCTTTCAGAGagtttaaaacattcaaacaaaaaacactattaaacattaaaaaaaaaaaaaaagttttgattgttCAGTTATGCAAAATTGCCTTTCTTAATTACATTCTTTTGTCTTCACATGAGTgctgcaacataaaaaaaaatgtctatggCATCACAGATTTGTTCTCATTTTGAATGTCCCTGTGGAAAGCTGGTCATCTGGATGTTGTCCCCTTGTAGTCCTGGATTGTAGTAACCAAATCCATCAAACTTCAGGTCGAGTGGCTCACTGTTATCCAGTCGGAGAACTTTGaaaagatgagacaaaacaaTATGAATAAGAGtatcacagtcaaaaaaaaaaatgattctgtgTTATGTTTATATGCCCTCACATGTATTCAAATGGATCTTGGCTCAAAGTGATGTAAATAATGACAAGTTAGTTTTATATTACCTGGATCAGGTGACATCTCTTCCACCAGTTTTCTGTGTGAGAAGTCTCTTTTGTTTCTTTGATTCAGGATGATAAATGCTCCCAAGGCCAGGACCCCCGCTATAATCCCAATGACTAGGACAAGAGTCCATGCCTGCCCTTTCTTGCTTTCGGTAACATCTGAAGATAAACCTGTAAAgacatatttcatgtttattgtaACAACGAAGCAACACTTGACCAAATTAGCAATTAAAAACTTAAGTTTGGGCTGTATAATATTGTGGTTGCCTTTAACATGGAgttacttatattatattatattatattatattatattatattatattatattatattatattatattatattatattatattatattatattatattatattatattatattatatttaaataattctgaaTATGCAAATATAACCCCTTCTTTTCAGTTTATAATGGTGTTTGGACACAGATTGATTAGAGTTACATTCACTAAAAAGATCATGGAATTTGTTCTCCAGCAATGTCAGGTGTTCTGTGTCACATTGGTCCACCCCTGACCTTGAAAGGAGCCCCTCCCAATATCTGCAGGGTGAACACCACTCTTATTGTGAGGGAAGGTGAGGTGTCAGTAACTAGACACTCTGGCCCAGAGCAGAGGACAAACAAAGCCTGAAATCCAACCCAGCGACGAGGAACAGCAGCAAATATGTCTTTTATGACTGAATTGAGAAGCCAAGAATGAGGGTTAGCTCGAGGGATGAAATAAAGAGATTTGTGTGATCTTTGTGCTATGGAAATGGGAAGTGAAATAATACTTATAAAAGGTCAAAACACTGTCAGTGTCACAGATTTTGAGGGAGCATTctatttcagttaaatatttttgattacaattttatcatgtccactgttcaaaagtttgggggtgtGCAAGATatgtattgtttttgaaagaaatctcttatactcaccacggctgcatttatttaaacaataatacagTAAGAAATAGTAGTATTATGAaatatctttaattattttaatatatgtgaaaatttgatttaatttattcctatgatggcaaaggtgaatttgcagcatcattacttcattcttcagtgtcacatgatcctttagaaatcaatgtaatatgctgatttggtgctcaagaaacactttttttaattattttttattatcttttgatCAATTATCAaagatgaaaacagttgtgctgcttaaaaatttactgaccttaaagggttactccactgcaaaatgacgaacaaagcttttacgggtttggaacgacatggtggtaaagtgattaataacaaaattttcattttgagatggagtatccctttaaacttttaaacggtaCGGTACTTGAATAATGAATATCTAATGACAAAACTCCTCAGCCATCCAATTAAATTTAGTCTTTGTTATAAACACacttaatattaataacactTGACTGATGCTGATTTGTGATTCTAACCTCTTTCAGAATTCTCTCTGGTGTCAGTAGGTTCGGTCTGGTTTGTATCCTCACTGTCTGACAGGGCAGGAGTCGTGACATCCTCAGAGACGGTCGGTCGAACTGCTGCCGTTGTAGTTCTGTGTACTTCTGGGTCAGTTGGACTCACTGTAGTTCCATTCTGGACGCTTTCATCTTTTGTTGTGGTGGTCGGACTCTTAGTAGTGCTGTTGGTGGGTACATCATCTGAGGGCAAATATCCAGAACTCGATTCATCATGGCTGCTCTCTGTTGTGGTAGTCTCAGGTTGTGGACTGGTATATGTGTCATTAAGAGTAGATTCATTTGTGTGTTCTGGCTCTGGTGTGGAGGTATTTGTGGCTGTGTCCTGTGTCAGAGTTTCATTGGATTCTGCTGATGTATCTGAGAGCTCAGAACTTGAATTAAATGCAATCATAGGAGGTGGTGTTGTAGCAATGGGACTGTCAGAACTAGCTTCCTCTGTGTCAGCGACAGACTGCTCAGGCATCTGATCCAACTTTGTGGAATTTTGCTCTCCTccttcactaaaataaaatgtgccaAATGGTTGTCCTTCACTGTCTGTACTGCTTTCTGGGTTAGTTTGTGCATCCACATTGCTTTGTTTGTCTTCCTTACTGTTTCCTGTTGGTTTAGCAGTTATTTCCTCACTATGTGGTTGTTTTCCTTCATCGCCTGTAGTCCCATTATTTCTTTTCCAATCTTCAGGTATCTGGGTGGACGCTTGCTGGAACGCCTGAAGTATTAAGAAGAGTGCAAGTGTGATGCCCAGAGGCAATTTCATGTTTGGTTCCTCTACCTGCCAAAAAAGACATGTTACCTGTGTGTGGAGTGTGCATATCACAGAAAACATAAACAATGCCAACAGAGGAAAAAAAGGCTAAAATCCACTATTTTAATTGTAACATAAGTTATATTCAATACGTAGACATCATTGTTATAAATGCTGGCATCAATCAAAAGATAAATGAATCAACATTTGTGGGAAGCAAAACCTATGATGTCTCTCTTTACAAAATGAAAGTGTTCTTCAGTCTTTATTTCTCAGAAGCCTCTGTTTAGCAGCCCTTTGTTCCACTCCCATGAGTCCTTTTCACTGAAGTGAATCTAAGCCCTCTTGATGCAACTGTAATGTACACCATTCAACCATGTCACTACATTACAATAGCAGTAGGTGAGCATACAAAATTCTGTATTCTGTGTATGGGATACAATGTACACACCCAAACTATATTTAGATGCACGTTTTGAgtgaaattatgacaaaacagaacacaaagaacaaaaagcaAAGTTCATACAAATACTTAATTAATATGCTTTGATGAGACATACAGTAGATGTGACATGATGTTGTCAGCAATTGGTATCTATatcttattttgatgtgttgttgAAAAGACGCACCCACACTTGACAAGACTAACTGAGCAGCTATTTCCATTGTATCCCCACTTCACAGTTATTCCTGTTTCACCAGTTTATCTACTATCATCTAATATTGCCGGccaatttgaaaagaaaaaaatagttaaagTACATGtctattaaattagaaatgtaaaataacaccaTTTTAGACAATTCTCTCTCCCTCCTAACAACATCTTGGAGGAAAATATGCTAATAATTATCTGAGAATGTGCTAGAACAGGTTTCCAAATACTAAGTATGTGGCATCTCTTATGCTGTAGTCAATAACGCAATGTAATAAGAACTGTGTGTGGTTaagctataataaaatatatattctaaaggTTTGTTTAAGGAATACATTTTTGGTTCATTGTTTATTAGA encodes:
- the LOC109064865 gene encoding putative protein TPRXL, producing the protein MKLPLGITLALFLILQAFQQASTQIPEDWKRNNGTTGDEGKQPHSEEITAKPTGNSKEDKQSNVDAQTNPESSTDSEGQPFGTFYFSEGGEQNSTKLDQMPEQSVADTEEASSDSPIATTPPPMIAFNSSSELSDTSAESNETLTQDTATNTSTPEPEHTNESTLNDTYTSPQPETTTTESSHDESSSGYLPSDDVPTNSTTKSPTTTTKDESVQNGTTVSPTDPEVHRTTTAAVRPTVSEDVTTPALSDSEDTNQTEPTDTRENSERGLSSDVTESKKGQAWTLVLVIGIIAGVLALGAFIILNQRNKRDFSHRKLVEEMSPDPVLRLDNSEPLDLKFDGFGYYNPGLQGDNIQMTSFPQGHSK